Genomic DNA from Arthrobacter sp. B1I2:
AGGATCTTGTCGCCGGGGGTGATCATGGCGGCGAGTGCTGCAGCGTTGGCCTGAGCGCCGGAGTGCGGCTGGACGTTGGCGTATTCAGCGCCAAACAGTGCCTTGACCCGGTCGATGGCCAGCTGCTCTGCAACGTCCACGTATTCGCAGCCGCCGTAGTAGCGGCGGCCAGGGTAGCCCTCGGCGTACTTGTTGGTGAGGACGGAGCCCTGGGCTTCCATCACGGCGCGGGGCGCGAAGTTTTCGGAGGCAATCATTTCCAGGGTGCCGCGCTGGCGGCCGAGCTCCTGGTCCAGGACTGCGGCAATTTCAGGATCGAGCTCAGCCAAGGGCTGGTTGCTCACGGCTGTGGTTGAGGTGGCTGTAGTAGTCACGAAGAACTCCTGGCTAGGGATACGGGCACTGCTTAGGTCAGGCTACCGGCTGGCGCGCTTTCGCACCGCGTTGATGACAGGGCGTAAAAGCACGGCACGGCGCTGCTGTGCTGACGCGGGCGCAGCCCCAATTCCGGCAAGACATGACCCTCGGCCCAGGCGTACGATCCGTGGTCTTCGTGATTGCCGCTCCCTGGTGGTTAGCCACCCAACGCCAGTTGCGACCATTCCAGCGTACCAAAACCGCCGCCCGCCGCGCGGGTAGGCTATTACGCGTGAATGAAGAGCAGCTGAACCAAGCGTACGTCGTAACCCTGTCCTGCCCGGACCGTCCCGGAATCGTCCACGCCGTGGCCGGAGCGCTGATGGTGGCGGGCTGCAACATTACGGATTCGCAGCAGTACGGCAGCCCTTCAACCGGGAACTTCTTCATGCGCGTGGAGGTGACCACGGCGGCGGCCAAGTCCGAGCTGCGGGCCGCGCTGGAGCCGGTAGCGGAGGCTTTCGCCATGCAGTGGAACCTTAATACTGTCGGCGACAAGGTGCGCACCCTGGTGATGGCCAGCACCTCGGCCCACTGCCTCAACGACCTGCTTTTCCAGCAGCGTTCCGGCACGCTTCCCATTGAGATCCCCGCCATCGTGTCGAACCACCAGGACCTCGCCGGGCTTGCCGAGTTCTACGGCATTCCCTTCCACTACATCCCGGTCACCAGGGACACCAAGGTGCAGGCCGAGGACAAGCTGCGCGCCATCATCGCAGAGCACGGCATCGAGCTGACCGTCCTGGCCCGCTACATGCAGATCCTCTCCGACGAACTCTGCACCGAGCTGACCGGTAAGGCCATCAACATCCACCACTCGTTCCTGCCCTCCTTCAAAGGCGCCAGGCCGTACCACCAGGCCCATGCCCGCGGCGTGAAGCTGATCGGTGCCACGGCGCACTACGTGACCGCCGCCCTGGATGAGGGGCCCATCATCGAGCAGGAAGTCATCCGGGTGGACCATGCACGCACCCCTGAGCAGTTTGTGCAGATGGGCCGCGACGTGGAGGGCCGCACCCTGGTCCAGGCCGTGCAGTGGCACGCCGAGCACCGGGTGCTCCTGGACGGCAACCGGACGGTCGTCTTCAACTAGGACGGGCTTTTAACCCGGGCGTGCCACCAAGCGGCGCTCCGTCTGGTGGCCTAGGGTGAACCCATGGCTCCTCTGTACCCTTTCGCCGGAAACACCCCGGCTGTCCATGACTCAGCATTCGTCGCCCCGTCGGCGTCGATCATCGGCAATGCCACCCTTGGCCCGGACTCGAGCGCCTTCTACGGCGTCTCCGTCCGCGCCGACACCGCAGCCATCACCGTGGGCACCGGCAGCAACCTGCAGGACAACGTGGTGCTGCACGCAGACCCCGGCTTCCCCTGCACGGTGGGCGAACGGGTCAGCGTGGGGCACGCCGCCGTCGTGCACGGCTGCACCGTGGAGGACGACTGCCTGATCGGCATGGGCGCCACGGTCCTCAACGGCGCAGTGATCGGCGCCGGCTCCCTGGTGGCAGCCGGCGCCGTCGTGCTTGAAGGAACGGTGGTTCCGCCCCGGTCGCTGGTGG
This window encodes:
- the purU gene encoding formyltetrahydrofolate deformylase, encoding MNEEQLNQAYVVTLSCPDRPGIVHAVAGALMVAGCNITDSQQYGSPSTGNFFMRVEVTTAAAKSELRAALEPVAEAFAMQWNLNTVGDKVRTLVMASTSAHCLNDLLFQQRSGTLPIEIPAIVSNHQDLAGLAEFYGIPFHYIPVTRDTKVQAEDKLRAIIAEHGIELTVLARYMQILSDELCTELTGKAINIHHSFLPSFKGARPYHQAHARGVKLIGATAHYVTAALDEGPIIEQEVIRVDHARTPEQFVQMGRDVEGRTLVQAVQWHAEHRVLLDGNRTVVFN
- a CDS encoding gamma carbonic anhydrase family protein — translated: MAPLYPFAGNTPAVHDSAFVAPSASIIGNATLGPDSSAFYGVSVRADTAAITVGTGSNLQDNVVLHADPGFPCTVGERVSVGHAAVVHGCTVEDDCLIGMGATVLNGAVIGAGSLVAAGAVVLEGTVVPPRSLVAGVPAKVRRELTEDEFDGVRANATRYVELAAKHRELHN